In the Hordeum vulgare subsp. vulgare chromosome 7H, MorexV3_pseudomolecules_assembly, whole genome shotgun sequence genome, one interval contains:
- the LOC123406951 gene encoding sucrose:sucrose 1-fructosyltransferase-like — MDSSRVILIPGTPPLPYAYEQLPSSSADANGQEEQRAGGGLRWRVCAAVLAASAVLALVVAAAVFGAGVAGRDAVAGSVPAIPATEFPRSRGKEHGVSEKTSGAYSANGGFPWSNAMLQWQRTGFHFQPDKYYQNDPNGPVYYGGWYHFFYQYNPSGSVWEPQIVWGHAVSKDLIHWRHLPPALVPDQWYDIKGVLTGSITVLPDGKVILLYTGNTETFAQVTCLAEPADPSDPLLREWVKHPANPVVFPPPGIGMKDFRDPTTAWFDASDGTWRTIIGSKNDTDHSGIVFSYKTKDFVSYELMPGYMYRGPKGTGEYECIDLYAVGGGSKASDMYNSTAEDVLYVLKESSDDDRHDWYSLGRFDAAANKWTPIDDELELGVGLRYDWGKYYASKSFYDPVKKRRVVWAYVGETDSERADITKGWANLQSIPRTVELDEKTRTNLIQWPVEELDTLRINTTDLSGITVGAGSVVPLHLHQTAQLDIEATFHIDASAIEAVNEADVSYNCTTSSGAATRGALGPFGLLVLANRALTEQTGVYFYVSKGLDGALRTHFCHDELRSSHASDVVKRVVGSTVPVLDGEDFSVRVLVDHSIVQSFAMGGRLTATSRAYPTEAIYAAAGVYLFNNATGTSVTAEKLIVHDMDSSYNHIYTDDDLVVVG, encoded by the exons ATGGATTCCTCTCGCGTCATTCTCATCCCCGGCACGCCGCCGCTGCCCTACGCCTACGAgcagctgccctcctcctccgccgaCGCCAATGGCCAGGAGGAGCAGCGGGCCGGCGGTGGCCTGAGGTGGCGCGTGtgcgccgccgtgcttgccgcctcGGCCGTGCTGgcgctcgtcgtcgccgccgcggtCTTCGGGGCCGGTGTGGCGGGCCGTGACGCGGTGGCCGGCTCCGTGCCGGCCATTCCGGCGACGGAGTTCCCGAGGAGCAGGGGCAAGGAGCACGGCGTGTCGGAGAAGACATCGGGGGCCTACTCCGCCAACGGCGGCTTCCCGTGGAGCAACGCCATGCTGCAGTGGCAGCGCACCGGCTTCCATTTCCAGCCGGACAAGTACTACCAGAACG ATCCCAACG GTCCGGTGTACTACGGCGGATGGTACCACTTCTTCTACCAGTACAACCCGTCGGGGTCGGTGTGGGAGCCGCAGATAGTGTGGGGCCACGCCGTGTCCAAGGACCTGATCCACTGGCGCCACCTCCCGCCGGCCTTGGTGCCGGACCAGTGGTACGACATCAAGGGCGTGCTCACCGGCTCCATCACCGTGCTCCCCGACGGCAAGGTCATCCTCCTCTACACCGGCAACACCGAGACCTTCGCTCAGGTGACCTGCCTCGCCGAGCCGGCCGACCCGAGCGACCCGCTCCTCCGCGAGTGGGTGAAGCACCCGGCGAACCCCGTCGTGTTCCCGCCGCCGGGCATCGGGATGAAGGACTTCCGCGACCCCACGACGGCGTGGTTCGACGCCTCCGACGGCACGTGGCGCACCATCATCGGGTCCAAGAACGACACCGACCACTCGGGCATCGTCTTCTCGTACAAGACGAAGGACTTCGTGAGCTACGAGCTGATGCCAGGGTACATGTACCGCGGGCCCAAGGGCACCGGCGAGTACGAGTGCATCGACCTCTACGCCGTCGGGGGCGGCAGCAAGGCCAGCGACATGTACAACTCGACGGCGGAGGACGTGCTGTACGTGCTCAAGGAGAGCAGCGACGACGACCGGCACGACTGGTACTCGCTCGGCCGGTTCGACGCCGCCGCCAACAAGTGGACGCCgatcgacgacgagctcgagctcggcgtcGGGCTACGGTACGACTGGGGAAAGTACTACGCGTCCAAGTCATTCTACGACCCCGTGAAGAAGCGGCGCGTCGTGTGGGCGTACGTCGGCGAGACCGACTCGGAGCGCGCCGACATCACCAAGGGCTGGGCCAACCTCCAG TCGATTCCGAGGACGGTGGAGCTTGACGAGAAGACCCGGACGAACCTCATCCAATGGCCGGTGGAGGAACTCGACACCCTCCGCATCAACACCACCGATCTCAGTGGCATCActgtcggcgccggctccgttgTCCCCCTCCACCTCCACCAGACCGCTCAGCTCGACATCGAGGCAACCTTCCACATTGACGCCTCCGCCATCGAGGCCGTCAATGAGGCAGATGTCAGCTACAACTGCACCACCAGCAGTGGCGCCGCCACCCGCGGTGCCCTTGGACCCTTCGGTCTCCTCGTCCTCGCCAACCGCGCCCTGACCGAACAGACGGGGGTGTACTTCTATGTGTCCAAGGGCCTCGACGGCGCTCTTCGGACTCACTTCTGCCACGACGAGTTGCGATCATCACATGCTAGCGATGTGGTGAAGCGGGTGGTGGGTAGCACAGTGCCGGTGCTCGACGGCGAGGACTTTTCTGTCCGGGTGCTCGTGGACCACTCCATTGTCCAAAGCTTCGCGATGGGTGGGAGGTTGACGGCGACGTCGAGGGCGTACCCGACCGAGGCCATCTATGCGGCGGCGGGGGTCTACCTGTTCAACAATGCCACCGGCACGAGCGTCACCGCTGAGAAACTCATCGTGCACGATATGGACTCGTCGTACAACCATATATACACAGACGACGACTTGGTAGTCGTCGGTTAG
- the LOC123409836 gene encoding monocopper oxidase-like protein SKU5, with protein sequence MACPPAALLLLPLLLLAPAPARATDPYAFFDWDVSYITRSPLGVPQKVIAVNKEFPGPVVNVTTNYNVAVNVLNSLDEPLLITWDGIQQRKNCWQDGVLGTNCPIPPGWNWTFNFQVKDQIGSFFYFPPLSMQRAAGGFGGITVNNRAVISVPFDTPDGDIRLFIGDWYKKNHTDLRKMLDDGKELGMPDGVLMNGKGPYRYNDSLVPAGIEYETIDVEPGKTYRFRVHNVGVSTSLNLRIQGHNMAMVETEGSYTMKQNFTNLDIHVGQSYSFLVTMDQNASSDYYIVASPRFVNESLWTRVTGVAILHYSNSKGNASGPLPDPPNDEYDKSFSMNQARSIRMNVTTGAARPNPQGSFHYGQINVTQVYKLRNMPPVTINGKKRTTLNGISYSPPATPLRLADLYEKKEVYTLDFPMMPSDGPPVIGSSVINSTYKNFMEIVFQNNDTKVQTYHIDGYAFWVVGMDYGEWTDSSRGTYNKWDGVSRCTTQVFPGAWTAVLLSLDSPGFWNVRTENLDTWYLGQETYIRVVDPDGGYNVTESVLPDNALFCGLLKEKQKAQKPHGSSSSSAFPAVRQSRYLLAVLVSLVMLSVVGH encoded by the exons ATGGCGTGCCCGCCGGCGGCGCTGCTGCTCCTGCCGCTCCTGCTcctggcgccggcgccggcgcgggcGACCGACCCCTACGCCTTCTTCGACTGGGACGTCTCCTACATCACCAGATCCCCGCTCGGAGTCCCGCAGAAG GTGATCGCAGTCAACAAGGAGTTCCCGGGCCCCGTCGTCAACGTCACCACAAACTACAACGTCGCCGTCAACGTCCTCAACAGCCTCGACGAGCCGCTCCTAATCACCTG GGACGGCATCCAGCAGCGGAAGAACTGCTGGCAGGACGGGGTCCTCGGCACCAACTGTCCCATCCCGCCCGGATGGAACTGGACCTTCAACTTCCAGGTCAAGGACCAGATCGGCAGCTTCTTCTACTTCCCGCCGCTCTCAATGCAGCGGGCAGCCGGCGGCTTCGGGGGCATCACCGTCAACAACCGCGCCGTCATCTCAGTCCCCTTTGACACCCCCGACGGCGACATCAGGCTCTTCATCGGCGACTGGTACAAGAAGAACCACACG GACCTGAGGAAGATGCTCGATGatgggaaggagcttgggatgcctgACGGCGTCTTGATGAATGGCAAGGGGCCGTATCGGTACAATGACTCCCTCGTCCCGGCTGGGATCGAGTATGAGACCATCGATGTTGAGCCAG GAAAAACGTACCGCTTCCGAGTCCACAATGTGGGAGTCTCGACGAGCTTGAACCTGAGGATCCAGGGCCACAACATGGCCATGGTGGAGACAGAGGGCTCGTACACGATGAAGCAGAATTTCACCAACCTCGACATCCATGTGGGGCAGTCATACTCCTTTCTGGTCACCATGGACCAGAATGCAAGCAGTGACTATTACATCGTGGCCAGCCCTCGGTTCGTGAACGAGTCGCTCTGGACCAGGGTTACCGGTGTTGCAATTCTTCACTACTCGAATTCAAAGGGCAACGCATCTGGTCCGCTTCCTGACCCACCGAATGATGAGTACGACAAAAGTTTCTCCATGAACCAGGCACGGTCAATCAG GATGAACGTGACCACTGGTGCTGCTCGTCCGAATCCTCAAGGATCATTTCACTATGGGCAAATCAACGTGACCCAAGTGTACAAGTTGAGGAATATGCCCCCTGTTACCATCAATGGCAAAAAGCGGACGACACTGAACGGTATCTCCTATTCACCGCCTGCTACTCCATTGAGGCTTGCAGATCTCTACGAAAAGAAAGAAGTCTACACACTCGACTTCCCAATGATGCCATCTGATGGACCGCCGGTGATCGGCTCTTCTGTCATCAACTCGACGTACAAGAACTTCATGGAGATTGTGTTTCAGAACAACGACACGAAGGTTCAGACCTACCATATCGATGGATATGCATTCTGGGTCGTAGG AATGGACTATGGTGAGTGGACCGACAGCAGCCGTGGGACGTACAACAAGTGGGACGGCGTTTCCCGTTGCACCACTCAG GTGTTTCCTGGAGCATGGACCGCCGTCCTGTTGTCGCTCGACAGCCCGGGGTTCTGGAACGTGCGCACGGAGAATCTGGACACCTGGTACCTCGGCCAGGAGACGTACATCAGGGTGGTGGATCCTGACGGAGGCTATAACGTGACTGAATCGGTGCTACCAGACAACGCCCTCTTCTGTGGCCTCCTCAAGGAAAAACAAAA GGCTCAGAAGCCTCATGGGTCATCGTCGAGCTCGGCTTTCCCCGCGGTAAGACAGAGCCGCTACCTGCTGGCTGTCTTGGTGTCGCTGGTCATGTTGTCGGTCGTCGGACACTGA